In the genome of Gammaproteobacteria bacterium, one region contains:
- a CDS encoding FHA domain-containing protein, which produces MRILVRFLTRREGATKTRDKIFDTGALTLGRGTDQTLHIRHPGAALQHATITSREGRLLLRSQSVSGVSVNDNICRSASLKIGDRIGIGDNILTVIEPPDDFDFALTFELDPEAKAAAAAPPQYKTRLSELGLRPRRWAWIATAVVVLAGLLIPALVFFSDDTAAMLRNTPLVPDDHLWLSGPMHNAHRSIGEDCSVCHTPFRRTPNHLCLDCHEDVEQHVGEASPVSSELSERRCQECHKEHNEPEALVLRDHIACTDCHADIAGYDAQTELLDVSGFLAGHAGFSVSLLQPAADGWETIRVSLRDPQLEEKSGLKFPHAKHLAPEGIKGVDGDVVLACADCHLPLGDGAIMRPVNMERDCQSCHTLDFEPNDPVRQVPHAQTDVVIRDMEEYYAWRYLYGVEDTSELGIDPAVFRRPGKIDDRRVREQLIQAAGVKALLTAKELINERTCANCHEVNATDRWPGFVVAPVQLTKRWMPKGRFDHQPHKAFECVDCHAAETSEEAGDVLMPDVYDCGDCHSGSDEAGKITTACIDCHGFHMEGMGQWPH; this is translated from the coding sequence ATGCGGATTCTGGTACGTTTTTTAACCCGCAGAGAAGGCGCGACAAAAACCCGCGACAAGATATTTGACACCGGCGCACTGACACTGGGGCGCGGTACCGACCAGACGCTGCATATCCGCCATCCCGGCGCCGCGTTGCAGCACGCGACGATTACCAGCCGCGAAGGGCGTCTACTGTTGCGGTCGCAAAGTGTCAGCGGTGTCAGTGTCAACGACAATATTTGTCGTAGCGCATCGCTGAAGATCGGCGATCGTATCGGCATCGGTGACAACATTCTTACTGTCATCGAGCCGCCGGACGATTTTGATTTTGCGCTGACCTTTGAACTCGACCCGGAGGCCAAAGCTGCCGCGGCCGCGCCGCCACAGTACAAAACCAGGCTGTCAGAGCTGGGGTTGCGCCCGCGCCGCTGGGCGTGGATCGCAACAGCAGTGGTCGTGCTGGCCGGTCTGCTGATACCGGCACTGGTGTTTTTCAGCGACGATACCGCCGCGATGCTGCGCAATACGCCGCTGGTGCCGGACGATCACCTGTGGCTATCGGGCCCGATGCACAATGCACACCGCTCCATCGGGGAAGATTGCAGTGTTTGCCACACCCCGTTTCGCCGCACACCCAATCACCTGTGTCTTGACTGTCACGAGGATGTAGAGCAACACGTGGGTGAAGCTTCGCCGGTGAGCAGCGAGCTGTCCGAGCGGCGCTGCCAGGAATGCCACAAGGAGCACAACGAGCCCGAAGCGCTGGTCTTGCGCGATCACATTGCCTGCACCGATTGCCACGCGGACATTGCCGGCTACGATGCGCAGACTGAATTGCTTGACGTCAGCGGTTTCCTCGCCGGGCATGCCGGTTTCAGCGTCAGCCTGCTGCAGCCGGCAGCAGACGGCTGGGAAACGATACGCGTGTCACTGCGCGACCCGCAGCTGGAGGAAAAATCCGGGCTTAAGTTTCCACACGCAAAGCATCTCGCGCCCGAAGGTATCAAGGGTGTCGATGGCGATGTCGTGCTCGCTTGTGCCGACTGTCACCTGCCGCTCGGTGACGGTGCCATCATGCGGCCGGTCAATATGGAACGCGATTGCCAGTCGTGTCACACGCTGGACTTCGAGCCAAACGACCCGGTCCGGCAGGTGCCGCACGCGCAAACCGATGTCGTGATCCGCGACATGGAGGAGTATTACGCCTGGCGTTACCTGTACGGTGTCGAAGACACCAGCGAACTGGGCATTGATCCAGCCGTATTCCGACGGCCCGGCAAGATTGACGATCGTCGCGTGCGCGAACAGCTGATCCAGGCTGCTGGCGTGAAGGCCCTGCTAACAGCAAAGGAGCTCATCAATGAGCGCACCTGCGCCAACTGTCACGAGGTAAACGCAACTGACCGGTGGCCCGGTTTTGTGGTTGCACCGGTGCAACTGACCAAACGCTGGATGCCAAAAGGGCGTTTCGATCACCAGCCGCACAAGGCCTTTGAGTGTGTCGACTGCCACGCAGCCGAAACCAGCGAGGAGGCAGGCGATGTACTGATGCCGGACGTCTATGATTGCGGCGACTGTCACTCTGGCAGTGACGAAGCCGGCAAGATCACGACAGCGTGCATTGACTGTCACGGCTTTCACATGGAAGGGATGGGCCAGTGGCCACACTGA